The Nitrospinaceae bacterium genome has a window encoding:
- a CDS encoding DMT family transporter, producing MTPSYIWLALVAMICYAIADFAYGSAARRGISGATMTSSQACFIFPATAIWAWLEGTYVWTPPALLGAVAGTLVFTGFLTFMKSVHLGEASISTPIYRISFAITALIAIIFLGEPMTLRKGVGFLLAGAAIFFISDFQLGGGQLRGRGASILWAIASMFAVGLLNIVYKLGVAGGVSPAMFLHAQAVFFICIAFGYAYFTQGGPRFSRLAWAHSGTSGLSFLVGIIAMLTAFQTGEASVVTPIVQLSFVVTVLMATVWMGERFSPRKLVGLIFAVCTIAAFAGG from the coding sequence GTGACCCCCTCCTACATCTGGCTCGCCCTGGTGGCCATGATCTGCTACGCCATTGCCGATTTCGCCTACGGGAGCGCTGCTCGCCGAGGCATCTCGGGGGCTACGATGACAAGCTCGCAGGCCTGTTTCATATTCCCGGCAACGGCTATATGGGCCTGGCTTGAGGGCACCTATGTCTGGACGCCGCCCGCCTTGCTCGGAGCGGTGGCGGGCACTCTCGTTTTCACCGGCTTTTTGACTTTCATGAAGAGTGTGCACCTCGGCGAGGCCAGCATCTCAACTCCCATCTACCGAATCAGCTTCGCCATCACGGCGCTTATCGCAATCATTTTTCTCGGCGAGCCCATGACGCTCCGAAAAGGGGTGGGCTTTCTCCTCGCCGGTGCGGCCATTTTCTTCATCTCAGACTTCCAGCTCGGCGGCGGCCAGCTCCGCGGACGAGGGGCATCTATTCTCTGGGCCATCGCCTCCATGTTCGCTGTCGGGCTCCTCAACATCGTCTACAAGCTCGGGGTCGCGGGGGGCGTCTCGCCAGCCATGTTCCTCCACGCTCAAGCGGTATTCTTCATCTGCATCGCTTTTGGCTACGCATACTTTACCCAGGGCGGTCCGCGCTTCTCGCGTCTTGCCTGGGCGCACTCGGGCACCTCGGGGCTTTCTTTCCTCGTGGGAATTATCGCGATGCTCACGGCTTTTCAGACGGGCGAGGCCAGCGTCGTCACCCCGATCGTACAACTCAGCTTCGTCGTGACCGTCTTGATGGCGACCGTGTGGATGGGCGAGCGCTTCTCGCCCCGCAAGCTAGTCGGCCTCATCTTTGCCGTCTGTACCATCGCCGCCTTCGCGGGCGGGTGA
- a CDS encoding ABC-F family ATP-binding cassette domain-containing protein — protein MLRLEDVKKQFGAQVVLDGASLAIHPGEKVGLIGPNGAGKTTIFRIVEGVEGVDRGVVDLRGRIRIGVLRQELAASDSTVLAEVLEGEVELKKLREEQEHLHDRLASAVDGAEQERLSARLGEVDHNLERIGGYEADARAASILMGLGFSSAEIHQQLGEFSGGWRMRAALARLLFSKPDLLLLDEPTNHLDIESVAWLEKFLSRYPGTLIVISHDSHFLNRVVGVIAELQGGRLTRYAGNFDSYLEQREAHFELLEKAAAQQERRISELEGFIRRFRAKATKARQAQSRVKQLEKIKPVEKIIRPAAAPIIRLPDPPASAWETLKVEGLGKSYGENQVFSGVDLKLARGEKIGLIGPNGAGKTTFLRIVSGEIEAEEGYARPGDRVRVGHFSQFVLDALETSRSVLESAGDSAPPTVTKTDIRSLLGGFLFSGESVFKKVSVLSGGERARLALARLFMSGANLLLLDEPTNHLDMGARAALEEALEVYAGTFILVAHDRDLLEAVCDSYWVVEGGTIRPIEGSLDEYLDGVAARRLGEKSKKNGGKKSKKNGGEKDAKRAPDKIEEKADPAEPSRKSRGDRRQAAEVRSRLHKETKGLKKKSEGLEKRIRTLEAEEDALTCRLAEPGLYDEENKTRLTELLEQHQKVTAALKADMDEWERATIAIEDIEASILEAE, from the coding sequence ATGTTGAGACTTGAGGACGTTAAAAAGCAGTTTGGGGCGCAGGTGGTTCTCGATGGTGCGAGCTTGGCGATACACCCCGGCGAGAAGGTCGGCCTCATAGGGCCAAATGGTGCAGGTAAGACCACCATCTTCCGCATTGTTGAGGGTGTCGAGGGTGTTGACCGCGGGGTGGTGGACTTGCGCGGTCGAATCCGCATCGGCGTGCTTCGCCAAGAGCTTGCCGCCTCGGATAGTACCGTGTTGGCAGAGGTGCTGGAGGGCGAGGTCGAGCTTAAAAAGCTGCGCGAGGAGCAAGAACACCTGCACGATCGCCTGGCAAGTGCGGTGGATGGGGCCGAGCAGGAGCGACTATCGGCCCGTCTCGGGGAGGTCGATCACAACCTTGAGCGGATAGGGGGATACGAGGCAGATGCCCGTGCCGCGTCGATTCTGATGGGTCTTGGTTTTTCGAGCGCTGAAATCCATCAGCAGCTAGGTGAATTCTCTGGTGGCTGGCGAATGAGAGCAGCGCTGGCGCGTCTGCTTTTCTCCAAGCCGGATTTGCTACTGCTTGATGAGCCGACAAATCATCTGGATATTGAGTCGGTGGCTTGGCTCGAAAAATTCCTCTCCCGCTACCCGGGGACACTGATCGTCATCTCCCATGACAGCCATTTTCTGAACCGGGTGGTTGGAGTCATCGCCGAACTCCAAGGAGGACGCCTGACCCGCTACGCGGGAAATTTTGACAGCTATCTCGAACAACGCGAGGCCCACTTTGAGCTGCTTGAAAAAGCCGCTGCCCAGCAGGAGCGCCGCATATCGGAACTAGAGGGTTTCATTCGGCGGTTTCGCGCCAAGGCGACAAAGGCCCGTCAGGCCCAAAGCCGGGTCAAGCAACTTGAGAAGATAAAGCCCGTCGAAAAAATTATCCGTCCCGCTGCCGCGCCCATAATACGACTGCCCGACCCACCGGCCTCGGCCTGGGAAACGTTGAAAGTCGAGGGCCTTGGAAAAAGCTATGGGGAAAATCAGGTCTTCTCGGGTGTTGATCTTAAACTAGCGCGTGGAGAGAAAATTGGCCTCATTGGCCCCAACGGGGCAGGCAAGACAACTTTCCTGCGGATTGTTTCGGGCGAAATTGAGGCGGAGGAGGGATATGCGAGACCGGGCGATAGGGTGCGTGTGGGGCATTTCTCACAGTTCGTTCTCGATGCACTGGAAACCTCCCGCAGCGTTCTTGAATCGGCGGGCGATTCGGCGCCGCCCACTGTAACGAAGACCGATATCCGCTCCCTGTTGGGTGGTTTTTTATTCTCCGGTGAATCGGTGTTCAAAAAAGTGTCGGTTCTCTCAGGCGGCGAGCGGGCGCGTCTTGCGCTGGCGCGGCTGTTCATGTCCGGCGCGAACCTGCTGCTCCTCGATGAGCCGACGAACCATTTGGACATGGGTGCGCGGGCGGCGCTTGAAGAGGCCCTCGAAGTCTACGCCGGCACGTTCATTCTCGTGGCGCATGACCGGGATCTGCTTGAGGCGGTTTGTGATTCGTACTGGGTTGTAGAGGGCGGGACAATTCGTCCGATCGAGGGCTCGCTCGATGAATATCTCGATGGGGTCGCCGCGCGGCGGCTCGGTGAGAAGAGTAAGAAGAATGGCGGTAAGAAGAGCAAGAAGAATGGCGGTGAGAAAGACGCTAAAAGGGCCCCAGATAAAATCGAGGAAAAAGCTGATCCTGCCGAGCCGAGCCGCAAAAGCCGCGGGGATCGCCGGCAGGCCGCCGAGGTGAGAAGCCGGCTTCACAAAGAGACGAAGGGTCTCAAGAAAAAATCCGAGGGACTCGAAAAGCGGATTCGCACCCTTGAGGCCGAAGAGGATGCACTCACGTGTCGCCTCGCCGAGCCCGGTTTGTATGATGAGGAAAACAAGACGCGCCTCACCGAGCTTTTAGAGCAGCACCAAAAGGTCACCGCCGCCCTCAAGGCGGACATGGACGAGTGGGAGCGGGCCACCATCGCCATCGAGGACATCGAGGCCTCGATACTCGAAGCGGAGTAG
- a CDS encoding PAS domain S-box protein: MSPEVPYGTESQTRDSKAVSTDLLLADITKKIFDNSPLPRLLRRICEEACRALGADQAIAVKVDLEEFTRQKVIHSHRTPPEFKNAIENSQNLFKILAELFRKGQPEITHGLAIVPDASPQEMGSQTVCLIPLTINREPYGWLGVIHLSSREYFREDLALAEALGELFSLAIQNSLKTSELKDKQAHSTALSEINSQIASGLALPTVMNTLVESASKILDAEAGVRVIEDDRLVLIASTPAAKFTMKSDRIRLDESIEGRAANSGVSIIRSEAAFDPNISNAERDVIVPGYTGSWMIIPARSGGKILGSLHIFREQGHEFDSRAIELASSLAGLAAIAIECDSLRHKHVQSESVYEDIINNSDDAFLIMDKELTLTGWNQGAEELFGHSGKDVLGKNITSIFPENRRYCEMAQTVLNLEQPARLEDLFRNKFGFIVPTGVKFIPLKDEAGNTKAVSAIHKDLTEQKRTESDLILRDRALDTTAHGILITDPSLPNGPIIYANESFERITGYLISDVFGKSLRFLMGDDTNQAGAEEILKAFKENQPSQAVIRNYRQDGSMFWNEIHVLPFRDEIGTITHHITVMRDITEQKESEDKFQKTKDAAVSAYRIKDEFLAGINQELQIPLNAMAALAETLLIQPDEENARRIAKTFKDTSSRLSRMLEDIIDFDLIESGKVNLKHNDVLLSDLIKLAISEKKPALPEELSFRTEFDFNLDLISCDPERIRQALGNLLDNAVKYSPKGGVITVRTNSHPGEIHISIEDEGIGIAPTHIKTIFERYSRVNNEADKGRGGLGIGLNISQNIIEMHGGRIRVKSEEGKGSTFTFSIPQIDAHRTSLERPASTTTDTLMGEMPWASQSPWPSSSPFPETVHTDDLSDSAPWSGRTILVVDDDTVFHEYIELLMSSAARVIPARDGKLGIEVARQTLPDLIFMDLRMPVLDGFSAVRALKEDLTTSHIPVIAVTAHGVEEIRSRAMSVGVSGIVTKPVDTTLLTEEVQRLLGQTAR; the protein is encoded by the coding sequence ATGAGTCCGGAAGTGCCATATGGCACAGAGTCCCAAACCCGTGATTCCAAAGCCGTTTCGACGGATTTACTGCTAGCGGATATCACCAAGAAGATATTTGATAATTCCCCTCTTCCACGGCTCCTCAGGCGAATCTGCGAGGAGGCCTGCCGCGCGCTCGGAGCCGACCAGGCTATCGCAGTCAAGGTCGATCTTGAGGAATTCACCAGACAAAAAGTTATCCATAGCCATCGGACCCCCCCGGAATTTAAAAATGCAATTGAGAACTCCCAGAATCTTTTCAAGATTTTGGCAGAGCTCTTTCGAAAGGGTCAGCCTGAAATTACCCACGGCCTCGCCATTGTTCCTGACGCTTCTCCGCAGGAGATGGGAAGCCAAACGGTTTGCCTCATCCCGCTCACCATCAACCGGGAGCCATACGGATGGCTAGGGGTGATACATCTCTCCTCGCGTGAGTATTTCCGGGAAGACCTCGCTTTGGCCGAAGCGTTGGGAGAGTTATTTTCCCTAGCAATTCAGAACTCCCTCAAAACCAGTGAGCTTAAAGACAAGCAGGCCCATTCAACGGCCCTATCCGAAATCAACTCTCAAATTGCAAGCGGCCTCGCTCTGCCTACGGTAATGAACACCCTTGTTGAATCTGCCTCTAAAATTCTCGACGCCGAGGCCGGTGTCCGTGTAATAGAGGATGACCGTTTGGTTTTGATCGCCTCGACACCGGCGGCCAAATTCACCATGAAATCGGATCGAATCCGGCTCGACGAATCTATTGAAGGGCGGGCGGCCAACTCCGGCGTATCCATCATCCGTTCAGAAGCCGCCTTCGACCCCAATATCAGCAATGCAGAACGAGATGTGATCGTACCGGGATACACGGGTTCATGGATGATTATTCCGGCCAGATCGGGAGGGAAAATACTCGGCTCCCTCCATATTTTCCGCGAACAGGGCCATGAATTCGATAGCCGCGCCATCGAGTTGGCCAGCAGCCTGGCTGGCTTGGCCGCCATCGCCATAGAATGCGACTCACTGAGGCACAAACACGTTCAATCTGAATCGGTTTACGAAGACATCATTAATAACAGTGATGACGCTTTTCTCATCATGGACAAGGAATTGACGCTGACAGGCTGGAATCAGGGAGCGGAAGAATTATTCGGCCATTCGGGGAAAGATGTTCTAGGCAAAAATATCACTTCAATTTTCCCCGAGAACAGGCGGTATTGTGAAATGGCTCAAACCGTCCTGAACTTAGAGCAACCGGCCAGACTTGAGGATTTATTCCGAAACAAGTTTGGCTTCATCGTTCCGACGGGCGTCAAGTTTATCCCGCTAAAAGATGAGGCAGGAAACACCAAAGCCGTTTCGGCGATTCACAAGGACCTCACCGAGCAGAAGCGAACCGAGTCGGACCTAATACTCAGAGATCGCGCTCTGGACACTACGGCCCACGGCATACTGATTACGGACCCATCCCTGCCTAACGGCCCGATCATTTACGCCAATGAGTCGTTCGAGAGGATCACTGGCTACTTAATCTCGGATGTTTTTGGAAAGAGCCTGCGTTTTCTGATGGGGGATGACACCAATCAAGCGGGCGCCGAGGAAATACTAAAAGCATTCAAGGAAAACCAACCCAGCCAAGCTGTTATCAGAAATTACCGCCAGGATGGTTCAATGTTTTGGAATGAAATCCACGTTCTTCCCTTCCGAGATGAAATCGGGACAATCACGCACCACATCACTGTCATGCGAGATATCACTGAACAGAAAGAGAGTGAAGACAAATTTCAAAAAACAAAAGACGCTGCCGTGTCCGCCTACCGGATAAAGGATGAATTCCTCGCGGGCATCAATCAAGAGCTTCAAATCCCGCTCAACGCCATGGCGGCGCTTGCCGAGACGCTACTCATTCAGCCGGACGAGGAAAACGCTCGCCGCATCGCCAAAACCTTCAAGGACACATCATCGCGACTCTCGCGTATGCTAGAGGATATTATAGATTTCGACCTCATAGAGTCGGGTAAGGTGAACCTCAAGCACAATGATGTCCTTTTGAGCGATCTCATCAAGCTTGCCATTAGTGAAAAGAAGCCGGCGCTTCCCGAGGAGTTGTCATTCCGCACCGAATTCGACTTCAATTTAGACTTAATTTCATGTGATCCGGAGCGGATCCGGCAAGCTCTTGGAAATCTTTTGGATAACGCCGTAAAATACTCCCCAAAAGGCGGGGTAATTACGGTGAGGACTAATTCTCACCCGGGCGAAATCCATATCAGCATTGAGGATGAAGGAATTGGAATAGCTCCCACGCATATCAAGACGATTTTTGAGCGCTACAGTCGAGTCAACAACGAAGCAGATAAGGGAAGAGGCGGATTGGGCATCGGCCTCAACATCTCCCAGAACATCATCGAGATGCACGGCGGGCGCATCCGGGTAAAGAGCGAGGAGGGAAAAGGCAGCACTTTTACCTTCTCCATTCCACAGATTGACGCACACCGCACCTCTCTGGAACGACCCGCAAGCACCACGACAGACACCCTGATGGGCGAAATGCCGTGGGCCTCCCAATCCCCATGGCCGAGTTCCTCCCCTTTTCCCGAAACCGTACACACGGACGATTTAAGCGACTCGGCACCCTGGTCAGGTCGCACAATTCTCGTCGTGGACGACGACACCGTGTTTCACGAGTACATTGAACTATTGATGTCGAGCGCGGCTCGCGTAATTCCTGCCCGAGACGGCAAGCTGGGCATCGAGGTGGCACGTCAGACCTTACCCGATCTCATCTTCATGGACCTCCGGATGCCCGTTCTCGACGGCTTCAGCGCCGTCAGAGCGCTCAAAGAAGACCTCACGACGAGCCACATCCCGGTCATCGCGGTGACGGCACACGGTGTCGAGGAAATCAGGTCCCGCGCGATGAGCGTTGGTGTCTCCGGGATTGTCACCAAGCCTGTGGACACGACCTTGTTGACCGAAGAAGTCCAGCGCCTTTTAGGCCAGACCGCCCGCTGA
- a CDS encoding YajQ family cyclic di-GMP-binding protein, with amino-acid sequence MPSFDIVSKTEMQEIDNALNGITREISQRYDFKGSKCTIERKEMLITINADDDFKLKQIHDLIATYFTRREVDPRILDHKNPETASGGTLRQEAVIREGIDQETAKYIVKEVKAGKKKVQIAIQGDELRVSGKKRDDLQEIIDLCKGLKKVDCPLQFVNFRD; translated from the coding sequence ATGCCGAGCTTCGACATTGTCTCCAAGACTGAAATGCAGGAAATCGACAACGCACTCAACGGCATCACCCGCGAGATTTCGCAACGCTACGACTTCAAGGGAAGCAAATGCACCATTGAACGAAAGGAAATGCTCATCACCATCAACGCCGACGATGACTTCAAGCTCAAGCAAATACACGACCTCATCGCCACTTACTTCACCCGCCGCGAGGTGGACCCGCGCATCCTTGATCACAAGAATCCCGAGACCGCCTCGGGCGGCACCCTCCGGCAAGAGGCCGTCATCCGCGAGGGTATCGACCAAGAGACTGCAAAATATATCGTCAAGGAAGTAAAGGCTGGGAAGAAAAAAGTTCAGATTGCCATCCAGGGCGACGAACTTCGCGTTTCGGGCAAAAAGCGTGACGACCTTCAAGAGATCATCGATTTGTGCAAGGGCCTAAAAAAGGTGGACTGCCCGCTTCAGTTCGTCAATTTCCGTGATTAG